From the genome of Roseivivax sp. THAF197b:
CGAGCGCGCCCGCGAAGAAGGTCCCGCGCGGCCCGCTCCGCGTCCGCAGGTCCAGCCGCAGGCGCAAGCGCGCCACGGCGATGCCGACAAGCCGCGCTTCGGGATCAACTCGCTGATCAACCGCATGACGGGCCATGCGGCCGAGGGTGGAGCGCCCGCGCGCCGCACCCAGCCGCCGATGCATGCCCAGCAGCCCGATCCCGTGAGCGACCGTCATGAGGACGAAGATCAGGACCGGATCGAGATCCCGGCCTTCCTGCGGCGTCAGGCCAACTAAAAACCGGTCACATTCCGGAGGAAGCGCCCCTGCTTTGCGGGGGCGTTTTTCGTTTAATATTAATGAATTGCCAGGGGCAGGCGGTGCTTCGCCCATATGTTACAGCGCATGTTTCAACGCGTTGTAATACTTGATTTGAGAGATCGCGGGCGCGCGTTTAGGTCCAATGCACCGGGCGAATTCTGTCCGGCGTGAATTGGAGTTCGATGTGCAAACCACGCTCAAGGCACCAGTGATGTTCGAAGGCCAAGGCCTCCATTCGGGCCGCAAGGTTCGCATGGTCGTGCGTCCTGCTGTGGCTGAGCATGGGATCTGGTTCAAGCGCGTCGATATCTCCATCGGCGATGCCTTGGTGCCCGCGCGCTGGGATGCGGCGGAGCGCACGCCGCTCTGCACGCGGATCGTGAATGGCGCGGGCGTGTCGGTCTCCACGATCGAGCATCTGATGGCCGCGCTCGCAGGCTGCGGCATCCAGAACGCCCTGATCGAGATCGATGGACCGGAAGTGCCGATCCTAGATGGCAGCGCGCTGCCCTTCGTGAAAGCCTTCCTCGAGCGCGGTCTGCGCAGCCTCAACGTGCCTGTGCGCGCGATCGAGGTGATGCGCACCGTCAGTGTCGAGACGCCGAATGGCTGGGCGCGGCTTGAGCCGTCGCGGACGCCGTCCATGGAATTCCACATCGATTTCGACGATGCGGCGATCGGTTCGCAGACGAAGCGGATCACGCTGGCCAACGGCGCGTTCGTGCGCGAATTGTGCGACAGCCGGACCTTCTGCCGTCTCAGCGATGTCGAGGCGATGCAGGCGCAGGGTCTGGCGCTCGGCGGCACCTATGAAAACGCCGTCGTCGTCGATGGTGATCGCGTTCTGAGCCCCGGTGGCCTGCGCCACGCGGATGAAGCCGTGCGCCACAAGATGCTCGATGCGCTTGGCGACCTGGCATTGGCCGGCGCGCCGATCCTCGGGCATTACACGGGCGTGCGGGCAGGCCATTCAATGACGAACATGCTTCTCGAAGCGCTCTTCACCACCGAGGGCGCGTTCCGCATGCAGGTCTGCGATCCGGTCACGCGCGGCTATCTTCCCGGTGCGGGCGTCGCCCTTGCCGAGATGCCGGCCGTCGCCTGAACCCGGCAATGCACGCGCCCGTGTCCGACCGCACGGGAATTGCCGTTAAGACGTTTTGCCCCGGAATTTTCTGTGCTAGGACCGATCCTGAACCGGGCGGTACAGCCCGCCGAGACGGACGAGGAAGATCGGGCATGACAGGCGGTGTAAGGGTGAAATCGGCACTCGTTGCAGGATGTCTCGTTCTGTCACTCACGGGATGTGGCGCGGTGAATTCCGTGGGATCGAGCGTCGGCAACTTCTTCCGTGCCGCAGAGCCGAACCCGGCCAACCAACCGCTTGAGAACTTTACTGCGCAGCAGATCTTCGAACGCGGTGAGTTCGAACTGGATCGCAACCGGCCCGAAGACGCGGCAGAGTATTTCGCCGAGGTCGAGCGGCTTTACCCCTATTCGGAATTCGCCAAGCGCGCGCTGATCATGCAGGCCTTTGCCTACCATCAGGATCGCGACTATGAGAACAGCCGCTCCGCATCGCAGCGCTACATCGATTTCTATCCGCTCGACGATGACGCGGCCTATGCCCAGTATCTTCTGGCGCTGAGTTATTACGATCAGATCGAAGAGGTCGGGCGCGATCAGGGGCTGACCTTCCAGGCGCTCCAGGCGCTGCGCACCGTGATCGAGCGGTATCCCGAGAGCGAATACGCGCGCTCGTCGATCCTGAAATTCGACCTGGCCTTCGACCACCTTGCGGGCAAGGAAATGGAGATCGGGCGCTACTACCTGAAGCGTCAGCACTATGCCGCGGCGGTGAACCGTTTCCGCGTCGTGGTGGAGGATTTCCAGACGACGACGCATACGCCGGAAGCGCTCCACCGGTTGGTCGAAGCCTATCTGTCGCTCGGCCTCACGGACGAGGCGCAGACGGCGGGCGCGATCCTCGGCTACAATTACCAATCGACCGAATGGTACGAGGACAGCTTCGCGCTTCTGACGGGGCAGGGCCTCGAGATGCGGTCGCGCGGCGACAATTGGCTGTCGCGGATCTATCGCCAGACCGTCAAGGGCGAGTGGTTATAACAAGCGCATAGGCGCAGACTGCGCTTCAACGCGCATCCTACGGGGTGAACGAATGCTGCGGGCACTCGAAATCCGCGACATGTTGATTATCGACAGGTTGGACCTCGCGTTTCAGCCCGGTCTGAACGTGCTGACCGGGGAAACCGGCGCGGGCAAGTCGATCCTGCTCGATGCTTTGGGGTTCGTGCTGGGCTGGCGCGGTCGGGCGGAATTGGTGCGGCAGGGCGCGTCCCAGGGCGAAGTGGTCGCCGAATTCGAATTGTCTGCCACGCATCCTGCACGGGCCATCCTTGAAGAGGCGGGACTGCCTGTCGAGGATAATCTGCTGCTGCGCCGCGTGAACGCACGGGACGGGCGCAAGACGGCCTGGGTCAATGACCGGCGCTGCTCGGGCGAAGTGCTGCGGCGTCTGTCGGAGACGCTGGTCGAGCTTCATGGTCAGCATGACGACCGGGGCCTTCTTAACCCGCGCGGGCATCGGCAATTGCTGGATGATTTCGCGGATGCCTCGGAGGCGCAGGCGGCCACGCGCGCGACCTGGCGCGGCCGGGCAGAGGCCGCTCGCGCCCTGAAGCAAGCAGAGGCGGACCTCGCCGAAGTGAAGGCGGAGGAGGAATTCCTGCGGCACGCGGTGGGCGAGCTTGATGCCCTCGCGCCAGAGGTCGGCGAGGATGCCGAGCTCGATGTCGCGCGGCGCCGGATGCAGGGCGCGGAAAAGATCCGCGATGATATCGAGCGCGCGCGGCATTCCCTTGCCGATGGTGCAGAAAGCGCGATGAACGATGGGCTCCGCTGGCTTGAAGGGGTCGCGGACCGGGCCGAGGGGGCAGTCGATGCCTCCATCTCGGCACTGGAACGGGCCATGGTCGAGCTTGGCGAGGCTGTCTCGGGCGTCGAGGCCTGTCTTGATGGCTTGCACTTCGATCCGAGCGAGCTCGAGGCCACCGAGGAGCGGTTGTTCGCCATCCGCGCATTGGCGCGCAAGCACAACGTGACCCCCGATGCCTTGCCGGAGCTGGCGGAGACATTGCGCGCAAGGCTGGAGCGGCTGGACCGCGGGGCGGATGATATCACCGCGTTGACAGCAGCGCTTTCCGATGCGGAGGCGGCTTATGATGCGGCGGCCGATGCGCTGACGGCCCTGCGCCGGGCGGCAGCGGACCGGCTCGACAAGGCCGTCACCACGGAGCTTGCCCCGCTGAAGATGGAACGCGCGGTCTTCGCCACGCAGATCACGGAGGCGGAGCCGGGCCCCGACGGGCGGGACGACGTGGTCTTCACCGTGGCGACCAATCCGGGCGCGCCGGCAGGCCCGCTCAACAAGATCGCGTCGGGCGGGGAATTGAGCCGCTTCCTGCTGGCACTCAAGGTCTGTCTGGCCGAGGGCGAGGCGGGCCGCACGATGATCTTCGACGAGATCGATCGCGGCGTCGGCGGGGCCACGGCGAACGCGGTCGGACGCCGCCTTGCAGCCTTGTCAGACGGTGGCCAGGTGCTTGTGGTGACCCATTCGCCGCAAGTGGCCGCCCTCGGCGCGCATCACTGGCAGGTGGCCAAGAGCGTGACCGACGATGTCACCACTTCGACGGTGCTGGCGCTCGATCCTCCGGCGCGGGAGACGGAAATCGCGCGGATGCTCGCGGGCGATACCGTGACCGAAGAGGCGCGGGCAGCCGCTCGGGCGCTCCTGCAGGGCTGATCCGGCACGTGTCCGGGAATCCGAGCACGACACGAGACCAGCCCACGCAGCACCGCGCCGAATGCAGACCTGAGAAATCCGGCGCCGCCCCTTTCCTCCAATACGGTGAATGGCTTAAGCACGGGATACATACCCGAAGCCCCCGTGTGGTGACATGACGGAGCAGTCCTTTTTCGCGCGCCAGCTCAGAAGCGCCACAGCATCCTGTGGCCGTGGCTGGGACATGCTGCGCCATGAAGGGCCGGGGCAGATCCAGTTCTGGTTCATCGCGCTGGCCGTGGGGATCGCGGCGGGCTTTGCGGCCATCCTCTTCCGTCTGGCGATTGAGGCGCTGCAGACCGCGGCCTATGGCATCGAAGATCCAAACACGCTGGCGAGTTTCGCCGAGACCCTGCCATGGTATTTCGTCATGGCCATTCCGGCGCTTGGCGGTGTGACGGTGGGTGTGATCGTGCATTATTTCACCCCGGATGGTCGCGTGCGCAGCGTCTCGGACGTGATCGAGGGGGCCGCCCTCAATGACGGGCGGGTGGAGAAGAAGGCGGGCATCGCCTCGGCCCTCTGCTCCTGGATCACGCTCTCGACGGGCGGCTCATCCGGGCGGGAGGGGCCGGTCGTCCATATCGCGGCGATGATCGCAAGCTGGGTGTCGAACATGCTGCGCGTCGATGGGATCACCGGCCGGGATCTTCTGGGCTGCGCGGTCGCGGCGGCCGTCTCCGCGAGCTTCAACGCGCCCATCGCGGGGGCGCTTTTCGCGCTCGAGGTCGTGTTGCGGCATTTCGCGCTCCATGCCTTTGCGCCGATCGTGGTGGCAAGCGCGGCGGGCACGGTGATCAACCGGCTGACCTTCGGCGATGTGACCGAATTTCGTCTGCCGGGGACCACAACGGTGGAATTCTACCTCGAACTTCCCGCCTTCCTGATCCTCGGGCTTCTGGCGGGATTGATCGCCGTCATCACGATGCGCGCGATCTTCATGGCGGATGATTGGGGTACCGGGCTGCAGCGCAGGCTGGGCCTGCCGCACTTCCTGCGGCCCGCGGTGGCAGGCGTTTTACTGGGCGGCCTTGCGATCTTCTATCCGCATATCATCGGGGTCGGCTACGAGACCACGTCGCTGGCGCTGACGGGCAATCTTCTGACCCATGAGGCCATCATCTTCGTCGTCCTGAAGGTCGTGGCGCTGGCGATCACCCTGGCGGGGCGCATGGGGGGCGGGGTGTTTTCGCCGTCGCTGATGATCGGCGCGCTGACCGGGCTCGCATTCGGGCTGATCGCGACCGGGATCTTCCCCAACCAATCGGGCTCCTCGACGCTTTATGCGCTGGCGGGGATGGGAGCTGTGGCGGCGGCCGTTCTCGGCGCGCCGATCTCGACCACGCTCATTGTGTTCGAACTCACGGGCGACTGGCAGACGGGGCTCGCGGTGATGGTCTCGGTCTCCATCTCGACGGCGCTGGCGTCCCGGCTCGTGGACCGGTCCTTCTTTCTCAGCCAGCTCGAGCGGCGGAACGTTCATCTGGCCGCGGGGCCGCAAGCCTATCTTCTGGCGATGTTCGGGGTGTCGGGGGTGATGCGGAAGCCGACCGATCTGAAAGCGGCGGATGAGCAGGCCTGCCACGAGATGATCGAGCAGGAGCTCTTCGTGAACCTCACCTCGACGCTGGAGACCGCGCTGCCGCTGTTCGAGAAATCGGGAGTGGCCTTCCTGCCGGTGGTCAAGCGCGACGAAGAGAGCGACGCGGCCATCCTGCAAGGGGCATTATTCCACGTCGATGCGCTGAAAGCCTACAACCGGGCGCTCGCGGCCACCGCAGCGGAAGAGCATAGCTGATCGCCGGTCCATTTATGCGGACCGTGCCGGGCGACGGTATATGTGCGGAAAGGTGCCCTTTTCCGGCCGCTGAATAAGGCTGGTACGGGCGAGGATCTGCCCGGTGCAGCGCTGTGCCCGGGCAGAGTTTTTGTCGCGTCAGAGCTCTTCGACGGTCACGCCATCCTGCTCGTAGAAGGCGAGGTAGCCCTTGATCTGGGCCACGTCTTCCTTCGGATCTTCATAGGTCCAGACCGCGTCGGTATAGGTCTTGGATTTCGACATGATCGAGTAATACGCCGCCTTG
Proteins encoded in this window:
- the lpxC gene encoding UDP-3-O-acyl-N-acetylglucosamine deacetylase produces the protein MQTTLKAPVMFEGQGLHSGRKVRMVVRPAVAEHGIWFKRVDISIGDALVPARWDAAERTPLCTRIVNGAGVSVSTIEHLMAALAGCGIQNALIEIDGPEVPILDGSALPFVKAFLERGLRSLNVPVRAIEVMRTVSVETPNGWARLEPSRTPSMEFHIDFDDAAIGSQTKRITLANGAFVRELCDSRTFCRLSDVEAMQAQGLALGGTYENAVVVDGDRVLSPGGLRHADEAVRHKMLDALGDLALAGAPILGHYTGVRAGHSMTNMLLEALFTTEGAFRMQVCDPVTRGYLPGAGVALAEMPAVA
- a CDS encoding outer membrane protein assembly factor BamD, producing the protein MTGGVRVKSALVAGCLVLSLTGCGAVNSVGSSVGNFFRAAEPNPANQPLENFTAQQIFERGEFELDRNRPEDAAEYFAEVERLYPYSEFAKRALIMQAFAYHQDRDYENSRSASQRYIDFYPLDDDAAYAQYLLALSYYDQIEEVGRDQGLTFQALQALRTVIERYPESEYARSSILKFDLAFDHLAGKEMEIGRYYLKRQHYAAAVNRFRVVVEDFQTTTHTPEALHRLVEAYLSLGLTDEAQTAGAILGYNYQSTEWYEDSFALLTGQGLEMRSRGDNWLSRIYRQTVKGEWL
- the recN gene encoding DNA repair protein RecN gives rise to the protein MLRALEIRDMLIIDRLDLAFQPGLNVLTGETGAGKSILLDALGFVLGWRGRAELVRQGASQGEVVAEFELSATHPARAILEEAGLPVEDNLLLRRVNARDGRKTAWVNDRRCSGEVLRRLSETLVELHGQHDDRGLLNPRGHRQLLDDFADASEAQAATRATWRGRAEAARALKQAEADLAEVKAEEEFLRHAVGELDALAPEVGEDAELDVARRRMQGAEKIRDDIERARHSLADGAESAMNDGLRWLEGVADRAEGAVDASISALERAMVELGEAVSGVEACLDGLHFDPSELEATEERLFAIRALARKHNVTPDALPELAETLRARLERLDRGADDITALTAALSDAEAAYDAAADALTALRRAAADRLDKAVTTELAPLKMERAVFATQITEAEPGPDGRDDVVFTVATNPGAPAGPLNKIASGGELSRFLLALKVCLAEGEAGRTMIFDEIDRGVGGATANAVGRRLAALSDGGQVLVVTHSPQVAALGAHHWQVAKSVTDDVTTSTVLALDPPARETEIARMLAGDTVTEEARAAARALLQG
- a CDS encoding chloride channel protein codes for the protein MTEQSFFARQLRSATASCGRGWDMLRHEGPGQIQFWFIALAVGIAAGFAAILFRLAIEALQTAAYGIEDPNTLASFAETLPWYFVMAIPALGGVTVGVIVHYFTPDGRVRSVSDVIEGAALNDGRVEKKAGIASALCSWITLSTGGSSGREGPVVHIAAMIASWVSNMLRVDGITGRDLLGCAVAAAVSASFNAPIAGALFALEVVLRHFALHAFAPIVVASAAGTVINRLTFGDVTEFRLPGTTTVEFYLELPAFLILGLLAGLIAVITMRAIFMADDWGTGLQRRLGLPHFLRPAVAGVLLGGLAIFYPHIIGVGYETTSLALTGNLLTHEAIIFVVLKVVALAITLAGRMGGGVFSPSLMIGALTGLAFGLIATGIFPNQSGSSTLYALAGMGAVAAAVLGAPISTTLIVFELTGDWQTGLAVMVSVSISTALASRLVDRSFFLSQLERRNVHLAAGPQAYLLAMFGVSGVMRKPTDLKAADEQACHEMIEQELFVNLTSTLETALPLFEKSGVAFLPVVKRDEESDAAILQGALFHVDALKAYNRALAATAAEEHS